A stretch of Equus caballus isolate H_3958 breed thoroughbred chromosome 11, TB-T2T, whole genome shotgun sequence DNA encodes these proteins:
- the TUBD1 gene encoding tubulin delta chain isoform X5 encodes MLYLLTHTVPRDSPLKERMKHIKHPAKKDSLVRRKMEFQLPGLYLLTWNLKLSIKHYQRLPSLADGNMASIQASVKNKVRETTGRMVEINVDERLILPFGNLKVIVQNYNSILTLSHLYRSSDALLVHENDAVHKICAKLMNIKQISFSDINQVLAHQLGSVFQPTYSAEGSFHYRRNPLGDLMENLVPHPEFKMLGVRNIPQMSENSLAYSTFTWAGLLKHLRQMLISNAKMEEGIDWQIRPPLPGLPSLSKMSLNKELHFNTSIANLLILRGKDVHSADLEGFKDPALYTSWLEPVNAFNVWRTQRAFSKYEKSAALVSNSQFLVKPLDMIVGKAWNMFASKAYVHQYTKFGIEEEDFLDSFALLEQVVASYCTL; translated from the exons ATGCTTTATTTATTGACTCACACTGTCCCCAGAGACTCTCCTCTAAAAGAGAGAATGAAGCATATCAAGCATCCTGCAAAGAAAGATTCTTTAGTGAGGAGGAAAATGGAG tTCCAATTGCCCGGGCTGTACTTGTTGACATGGAACCTAAAGTTATCAATCAAACACTATCAAAGGCTGCCCAGTCTGGCCGATGGAAATATGGCCAGCATTCAAGCTTCTGTCAAAAACAAGGTTCGGGAAACAACTGGGCGTATGG TTGAAATAAATGTAGATGAAAGATTGATCTTACCCTTTGGAAACCTTAAG GTTATTGTTCAGAACTACAACTCCATTTTGACTCTTTCTCACTTGTACCGATCTTCAGACGCCCTCCTTGTTCATGAGAATGATGCTGTTCATAAGATCTGTGCGAAACTGATGAATATCAAGCAGATCTCCTTCAGTGATATAAATCAGGTCCTCGCACATCAGCTGGGAAGTGTGTTCCAGCCTACTTATTCTGCGGAAGGCTCGTTTCACTACAGAAGAAATCCATTAG gagACTTAATGGAGAATTTAGTTCCCCATCCTGAATTCAAGATGCTGGGTGTTCGTAACATTCCTCAAATGTCTGAGAACTCACTGGCATACAGCACGTTTACTTGGGCTGGCCTCCTCAAGCATTTGAGACAGATGCTCATTTCTAATGCGAAAATGGAAGAAG GTATTGACTGGCAGATACGGCCTCCTTTACCAGGACTGCCCAGTCTTAGTAAAATGTCTCTCAACAAGGAGCTTCATTTTAACACTTCCATTGCTAACTTACTCATCCTTCGTGGGAAAGATGTGCACAGTGCAGATCTGG AGGGATTTAAAGATCCAGCTCTCTATACTTCCTGGCTAGAGCCTGTTAATGCTTTCAATGTCTGGAGAACCCAGCGAGCCTTTAGCAAGTATGAGAAGTCTGCAGCACTGGTCAGCAATAGCCAGTTCTTAGTAAAACCACTTGATATGATTGTGGGCAAAGCATGGAACATGTTTGCTTCAaa AGCCTACGTTCATCAGTACACAAAATTTGGAATTGAAGAAGAGGACTTTTTGGACAGTTTCGCATTGTTAGAACAGGTCGTTGCCAGTTATTGCACTCTCTGA
- the TUBD1 gene encoding tubulin delta chain isoform X1, whose amino-acid sequence MSIVTVQLGQCGNQIGFEVFDALFIDSHCPQRLSSKRENEAYQASCKERFFSEEENGVPIARAVLVDMEPKVINQTLSKAAQSGRWKYGQHSSFCQKQGSGNNWAYGYSVHGPRHEESIRNLIQKEVEKCDSLSGFFIIMSMAGGTGSGLGAFVTQNLQDQYSNSLKMNQIIWPYGTGEVIVQNYNSILTLSHLYRSSDALLVHENDAVHKICAKLMNIKQISFSDINQVLAHQLGSVFQPTYSAEGSFHYRRNPLGDLMENLVPHPEFKMLGVRNIPQMSENSLAYSTFTWAGLLKHLRQMLISNAKMEEGIDWQIRPPLPGLPSLSKMSLNKELHFNTSIANLLILRGKDVHSADLEGFKDPALYTSWLEPVNAFNVWRTQRAFSKYEKSAALVSNSQFLVKPLDMIVGKAWNMFASKAYVHQYTKFGIEEEDFLDSFALLEQVVASYCTL is encoded by the exons ATGTCAATAGTAACAGTGCAACTTGGTCAGTGTGGCAATCAGATTGGTTTCGAAGTGTTTGATGCTTTATTTATTGACTCACACTGTCCCCAGAGACTCTCCTCTAAAAGAGAGAATGAAGCATATCAAGCATCCTGCAAAGAAAGATTCTTTAGTGAGGAGGAAAATGGAG tTCCAATTGCCCGGGCTGTACTTGTTGACATGGAACCTAAAGTTATCAATCAAACACTATCAAAGGCTGCCCAGTCTGGCCGATGGAAATATGGCCAGCATTCAAGCTTCTGTCAAAAACAAGGTTCGGGAAACAACTGGGCGTATGG TTACTCTGTTCATGGACCCAGGCATGAAGAATCTATAAGGAACCTAATCcagaaggaagtggagaaatgTGACTCTTTGAGTGGTTTTTTTATCATAATGAGTATGGCTGGGGGCACAGGATCAGGGCTAGGAGCCTTCGTTACACAGAATTTACAAGATCAGTACTCAAACTCTTTGAAAATGAATCAGATTATATGGCCTTATGGAACTGGTGAG GTTATTGTTCAGAACTACAACTCCATTTTGACTCTTTCTCACTTGTACCGATCTTCAGACGCCCTCCTTGTTCATGAGAATGATGCTGTTCATAAGATCTGTGCGAAACTGATGAATATCAAGCAGATCTCCTTCAGTGATATAAATCAGGTCCTCGCACATCAGCTGGGAAGTGTGTTCCAGCCTACTTATTCTGCGGAAGGCTCGTTTCACTACAGAAGAAATCCATTAG gagACTTAATGGAGAATTTAGTTCCCCATCCTGAATTCAAGATGCTGGGTGTTCGTAACATTCCTCAAATGTCTGAGAACTCACTGGCATACAGCACGTTTACTTGGGCTGGCCTCCTCAAGCATTTGAGACAGATGCTCATTTCTAATGCGAAAATGGAAGAAG GTATTGACTGGCAGATACGGCCTCCTTTACCAGGACTGCCCAGTCTTAGTAAAATGTCTCTCAACAAGGAGCTTCATTTTAACACTTCCATTGCTAACTTACTCATCCTTCGTGGGAAAGATGTGCACAGTGCAGATCTGG AGGGATTTAAAGATCCAGCTCTCTATACTTCCTGGCTAGAGCCTGTTAATGCTTTCAATGTCTGGAGAACCCAGCGAGCCTTTAGCAAGTATGAGAAGTCTGCAGCACTGGTCAGCAATAGCCAGTTCTTAGTAAAACCACTTGATATGATTGTGGGCAAAGCATGGAACATGTTTGCTTCAaa AGCCTACGTTCATCAGTACACAAAATTTGGAATTGAAGAAGAGGACTTTTTGGACAGTTTCGCATTGTTAGAACAGGTCGTTGCCAGTTATTGCACTCTCTGA
- the TUBD1 gene encoding tubulin delta chain isoform X6, translating to MASIQASVKNKVRETTGRMVEINVDERLILPFGNLKVIVQNYNSILTLSHLYRSSDALLVHENDAVHKICAKLMNIKQISFSDINQVLAHQLGSVFQPTYSAEGSFHYRRNPLGDLMENLVPHPEFKMLGVRNIPQMSENSLAYSTFTWAGLLKHLRQMLISNAKMEEGIDWQIRPPLPGLPSLSKMSLNKELHFNTSIANLLILRGKDVHSADLEGFKDPALYTSWLEPVNAFNVWRTQRAFSKYEKSAALVSNSQFLVKPLDMIVGKAWNMFASKAYVHQYTKFGIEEEDFLDSFALLEQVVASYCTL from the exons ATGGCCAGCATTCAAGCTTCTGTCAAAAACAAGGTTCGGGAAACAACTGGGCGTATGG TTGAAATAAATGTAGATGAAAGATTGATCTTACCCTTTGGAAACCTTAAG GTTATTGTTCAGAACTACAACTCCATTTTGACTCTTTCTCACTTGTACCGATCTTCAGACGCCCTCCTTGTTCATGAGAATGATGCTGTTCATAAGATCTGTGCGAAACTGATGAATATCAAGCAGATCTCCTTCAGTGATATAAATCAGGTCCTCGCACATCAGCTGGGAAGTGTGTTCCAGCCTACTTATTCTGCGGAAGGCTCGTTTCACTACAGAAGAAATCCATTAG gagACTTAATGGAGAATTTAGTTCCCCATCCTGAATTCAAGATGCTGGGTGTTCGTAACATTCCTCAAATGTCTGAGAACTCACTGGCATACAGCACGTTTACTTGGGCTGGCCTCCTCAAGCATTTGAGACAGATGCTCATTTCTAATGCGAAAATGGAAGAAG GTATTGACTGGCAGATACGGCCTCCTTTACCAGGACTGCCCAGTCTTAGTAAAATGTCTCTCAACAAGGAGCTTCATTTTAACACTTCCATTGCTAACTTACTCATCCTTCGTGGGAAAGATGTGCACAGTGCAGATCTGG AGGGATTTAAAGATCCAGCTCTCTATACTTCCTGGCTAGAGCCTGTTAATGCTTTCAATGTCTGGAGAACCCAGCGAGCCTTTAGCAAGTATGAGAAGTCTGCAGCACTGGTCAGCAATAGCCAGTTCTTAGTAAAACCACTTGATATGATTGTGGGCAAAGCATGGAACATGTTTGCTTCAaa AGCCTACGTTCATCAGTACACAAAATTTGGAATTGAAGAAGAGGACTTTTTGGACAGTTTCGCATTGTTAGAACAGGTCGTTGCCAGTTATTGCACTCTCTGA
- the TUBD1 gene encoding tubulin delta chain isoform X3: protein MSIVTVQLGQCGNQIGFEVFDALFIDSHCPQRLSSKRENEAYQASCKERFFSEEENGVPIARAVLVDMEPKVINQTLSKAAQSGRWKYGQHSSFCQKQGSGNNWAYGYSVHGPRHEESIRNLIQKEVEKCDSLSGFFIIMSMAGGTGSGLGAFVTQNLQDQYSNSLKMNQIIWPYGTGEVIVQNYNSILTLSHLYRSSDALLVHENDAVHKICAKLMNIKQISFSDINQVLAHQLGSVFQPTYSAEGSFHYRRNPLGIDWQIRPPLPGLPSLSKMSLNKELHFNTSIANLLILRGKDVHSADLEGFKDPALYTSWLEPVNAFNVWRTQRAFSKYEKSAALVSNSQFLVKPLDMIVGKAWNMFASKAYVHQYTKFGIEEEDFLDSFALLEQVVASYCTL from the exons ATGTCAATAGTAACAGTGCAACTTGGTCAGTGTGGCAATCAGATTGGTTTCGAAGTGTTTGATGCTTTATTTATTGACTCACACTGTCCCCAGAGACTCTCCTCTAAAAGAGAGAATGAAGCATATCAAGCATCCTGCAAAGAAAGATTCTTTAGTGAGGAGGAAAATGGAG tTCCAATTGCCCGGGCTGTACTTGTTGACATGGAACCTAAAGTTATCAATCAAACACTATCAAAGGCTGCCCAGTCTGGCCGATGGAAATATGGCCAGCATTCAAGCTTCTGTCAAAAACAAGGTTCGGGAAACAACTGGGCGTATGG TTACTCTGTTCATGGACCCAGGCATGAAGAATCTATAAGGAACCTAATCcagaaggaagtggagaaatgTGACTCTTTGAGTGGTTTTTTTATCATAATGAGTATGGCTGGGGGCACAGGATCAGGGCTAGGAGCCTTCGTTACACAGAATTTACAAGATCAGTACTCAAACTCTTTGAAAATGAATCAGATTATATGGCCTTATGGAACTGGTGAG GTTATTGTTCAGAACTACAACTCCATTTTGACTCTTTCTCACTTGTACCGATCTTCAGACGCCCTCCTTGTTCATGAGAATGATGCTGTTCATAAGATCTGTGCGAAACTGATGAATATCAAGCAGATCTCCTTCAGTGATATAAATCAGGTCCTCGCACATCAGCTGGGAAGTGTGTTCCAGCCTACTTATTCTGCGGAAGGCTCGTTTCACTACAGAAGAAATCCATTAG GTATTGACTGGCAGATACGGCCTCCTTTACCAGGACTGCCCAGTCTTAGTAAAATGTCTCTCAACAAGGAGCTTCATTTTAACACTTCCATTGCTAACTTACTCATCCTTCGTGGGAAAGATGTGCACAGTGCAGATCTGG AGGGATTTAAAGATCCAGCTCTCTATACTTCCTGGCTAGAGCCTGTTAATGCTTTCAATGTCTGGAGAACCCAGCGAGCCTTTAGCAAGTATGAGAAGTCTGCAGCACTGGTCAGCAATAGCCAGTTCTTAGTAAAACCACTTGATATGATTGTGGGCAAAGCATGGAACATGTTTGCTTCAaa AGCCTACGTTCATCAGTACACAAAATTTGGAATTGAAGAAGAGGACTTTTTGGACAGTTTCGCATTGTTAGAACAGGTCGTTGCCAGTTATTGCACTCTCTGA
- the TUBD1 gene encoding tubulin delta chain isoform X7: MEIWPAFKLLSKTRFGKQLGVWVIVQNYNSILTLSHLYRSSDALLVHENDAVHKICAKLMNIKQISFSDINQVLAHQLGSVFQPTYSAEGSFHYRRNPLGDLMENLVPHPEFKMLGVRNIPQMSENSLAYSTFTWAGLLKHLRQMLISNAKMEEGIDWQIRPPLPGLPSLSKMSLNKELHFNTSIANLLILRGKDVHSADLEGFKDPALYTSWLEPVNAFNVWRTQRAFSKYEKSAALVSNSQFLVKPLDMIVGKAWNMFASKAYVHQYTKFGIEEEDFLDSFALLEQVVASYCTL, translated from the exons ATGGAAATATGGCCAGCATTCAAGCTTCTGTCAAAAACAAGGTTCGGGAAACAACTGGGCGTATGG GTTATTGTTCAGAACTACAACTCCATTTTGACTCTTTCTCACTTGTACCGATCTTCAGACGCCCTCCTTGTTCATGAGAATGATGCTGTTCATAAGATCTGTGCGAAACTGATGAATATCAAGCAGATCTCCTTCAGTGATATAAATCAGGTCCTCGCACATCAGCTGGGAAGTGTGTTCCAGCCTACTTATTCTGCGGAAGGCTCGTTTCACTACAGAAGAAATCCATTAG gagACTTAATGGAGAATTTAGTTCCCCATCCTGAATTCAAGATGCTGGGTGTTCGTAACATTCCTCAAATGTCTGAGAACTCACTGGCATACAGCACGTTTACTTGGGCTGGCCTCCTCAAGCATTTGAGACAGATGCTCATTTCTAATGCGAAAATGGAAGAAG GTATTGACTGGCAGATACGGCCTCCTTTACCAGGACTGCCCAGTCTTAGTAAAATGTCTCTCAACAAGGAGCTTCATTTTAACACTTCCATTGCTAACTTACTCATCCTTCGTGGGAAAGATGTGCACAGTGCAGATCTGG AGGGATTTAAAGATCCAGCTCTCTATACTTCCTGGCTAGAGCCTGTTAATGCTTTCAATGTCTGGAGAACCCAGCGAGCCTTTAGCAAGTATGAGAAGTCTGCAGCACTGGTCAGCAATAGCCAGTTCTTAGTAAAACCACTTGATATGATTGTGGGCAAAGCATGGAACATGTTTGCTTCAaa AGCCTACGTTCATCAGTACACAAAATTTGGAATTGAAGAAGAGGACTTTTTGGACAGTTTCGCATTGTTAGAACAGGTCGTTGCCAGTTATTGCACTCTCTGA
- the TUBD1 gene encoding tubulin delta chain isoform X2 — MRIMRGLSLRHLNKTETAGPGAVIPIARAVLVDMEPKVINQTLSKAAQSGRWKYGQHSSFCQKQGSGNNWAYGYSVHGPRHEESIRNLIQKEVEKCDSLSGFFIIMSMAGGTGSGLGAFVTQNLQDQYSNSLKMNQIIWPYGTGEVIVQNYNSILTLSHLYRSSDALLVHENDAVHKICAKLMNIKQISFSDINQVLAHQLGSVFQPTYSAEGSFHYRRNPLGDLMENLVPHPEFKMLGVRNIPQMSENSLAYSTFTWAGLLKHLRQMLISNAKMEEGIDWQIRPPLPGLPSLSKMSLNKELHFNTSIANLLILRGKDVHSADLEGFKDPALYTSWLEPVNAFNVWRTQRAFSKYEKSAALVSNSQFLVKPLDMIVGKAWNMFASKAYVHQYTKFGIEEEDFLDSFALLEQVVASYCTL; from the exons ATGCGCATAATGAGAGGGTTGTCCCTTCGACATTTGAACAAGACGGAAACCGCTGGTCCTGGTGCTGTCA tTCCAATTGCCCGGGCTGTACTTGTTGACATGGAACCTAAAGTTATCAATCAAACACTATCAAAGGCTGCCCAGTCTGGCCGATGGAAATATGGCCAGCATTCAAGCTTCTGTCAAAAACAAGGTTCGGGAAACAACTGGGCGTATGG TTACTCTGTTCATGGACCCAGGCATGAAGAATCTATAAGGAACCTAATCcagaaggaagtggagaaatgTGACTCTTTGAGTGGTTTTTTTATCATAATGAGTATGGCTGGGGGCACAGGATCAGGGCTAGGAGCCTTCGTTACACAGAATTTACAAGATCAGTACTCAAACTCTTTGAAAATGAATCAGATTATATGGCCTTATGGAACTGGTGAG GTTATTGTTCAGAACTACAACTCCATTTTGACTCTTTCTCACTTGTACCGATCTTCAGACGCCCTCCTTGTTCATGAGAATGATGCTGTTCATAAGATCTGTGCGAAACTGATGAATATCAAGCAGATCTCCTTCAGTGATATAAATCAGGTCCTCGCACATCAGCTGGGAAGTGTGTTCCAGCCTACTTATTCTGCGGAAGGCTCGTTTCACTACAGAAGAAATCCATTAG gagACTTAATGGAGAATTTAGTTCCCCATCCTGAATTCAAGATGCTGGGTGTTCGTAACATTCCTCAAATGTCTGAGAACTCACTGGCATACAGCACGTTTACTTGGGCTGGCCTCCTCAAGCATTTGAGACAGATGCTCATTTCTAATGCGAAAATGGAAGAAG GTATTGACTGGCAGATACGGCCTCCTTTACCAGGACTGCCCAGTCTTAGTAAAATGTCTCTCAACAAGGAGCTTCATTTTAACACTTCCATTGCTAACTTACTCATCCTTCGTGGGAAAGATGTGCACAGTGCAGATCTGG AGGGATTTAAAGATCCAGCTCTCTATACTTCCTGGCTAGAGCCTGTTAATGCTTTCAATGTCTGGAGAACCCAGCGAGCCTTTAGCAAGTATGAGAAGTCTGCAGCACTGGTCAGCAATAGCCAGTTCTTAGTAAAACCACTTGATATGATTGTGGGCAAAGCATGGAACATGTTTGCTTCAaa AGCCTACGTTCATCAGTACACAAAATTTGGAATTGAAGAAGAGGACTTTTTGGACAGTTTCGCATTGTTAGAACAGGTCGTTGCCAGTTATTGCACTCTCTGA
- the TUBD1 gene encoding tubulin delta chain isoform X4: MRIMRGLSLRHLNKTETAGPGAVIPIARAVLVDMEPKVINQTLSKAAQSGRWKYGQHSSFCQKQGSGNNWAYGYSVHGPRHEESIRNLIQKEVEKCDSLSGFFIIMSMAGGTGSGLGAFVTQNLQDQYSNSLKMNQIIWPYGTGEVIVQNYNSILTLSHLYRSSDALLVHENDAVHKICAKLMNIKQISFSDINQVLAHQLGSVFQPTYSAEGSFHYRRNPLGIDWQIRPPLPGLPSLSKMSLNKELHFNTSIANLLILRGKDVHSADLEGFKDPALYTSWLEPVNAFNVWRTQRAFSKYEKSAALVSNSQFLVKPLDMIVGKAWNMFASKAYVHQYTKFGIEEEDFLDSFALLEQVVASYCTL, translated from the exons ATGCGCATAATGAGAGGGTTGTCCCTTCGACATTTGAACAAGACGGAAACCGCTGGTCCTGGTGCTGTCA tTCCAATTGCCCGGGCTGTACTTGTTGACATGGAACCTAAAGTTATCAATCAAACACTATCAAAGGCTGCCCAGTCTGGCCGATGGAAATATGGCCAGCATTCAAGCTTCTGTCAAAAACAAGGTTCGGGAAACAACTGGGCGTATGG TTACTCTGTTCATGGACCCAGGCATGAAGAATCTATAAGGAACCTAATCcagaaggaagtggagaaatgTGACTCTTTGAGTGGTTTTTTTATCATAATGAGTATGGCTGGGGGCACAGGATCAGGGCTAGGAGCCTTCGTTACACAGAATTTACAAGATCAGTACTCAAACTCTTTGAAAATGAATCAGATTATATGGCCTTATGGAACTGGTGAG GTTATTGTTCAGAACTACAACTCCATTTTGACTCTTTCTCACTTGTACCGATCTTCAGACGCCCTCCTTGTTCATGAGAATGATGCTGTTCATAAGATCTGTGCGAAACTGATGAATATCAAGCAGATCTCCTTCAGTGATATAAATCAGGTCCTCGCACATCAGCTGGGAAGTGTGTTCCAGCCTACTTATTCTGCGGAAGGCTCGTTTCACTACAGAAGAAATCCATTAG GTATTGACTGGCAGATACGGCCTCCTTTACCAGGACTGCCCAGTCTTAGTAAAATGTCTCTCAACAAGGAGCTTCATTTTAACACTTCCATTGCTAACTTACTCATCCTTCGTGGGAAAGATGTGCACAGTGCAGATCTGG AGGGATTTAAAGATCCAGCTCTCTATACTTCCTGGCTAGAGCCTGTTAATGCTTTCAATGTCTGGAGAACCCAGCGAGCCTTTAGCAAGTATGAGAAGTCTGCAGCACTGGTCAGCAATAGCCAGTTCTTAGTAAAACCACTTGATATGATTGTGGGCAAAGCATGGAACATGTTTGCTTCAaa AGCCTACGTTCATCAGTACACAAAATTTGGAATTGAAGAAGAGGACTTTTTGGACAGTTTCGCATTGTTAGAACAGGTCGTTGCCAGTTATTGCACTCTCTGA